DNA from Nocardioides yefusunii:
GCGCAACCGCCTGGAGACGATGCTGAAGGTGCTCGACGTCGACGGCGCCGTGAAGCGGGTGAAGGGTGGCTGGGAAGCCACCGGCCAGCCGTGGTCCTACGACGCCGAGCGGTACGCCCGCGTGACGGAGTCCCGTCAGCGTGAGCAGGCCGCGATGCTCGGCTATCTCGACTCTCCGGTCTGCCGGATGCGTTACCTGCGTGAGCAGCTCGACGACGCCGGTGCCGTCGACTGCGGCCGGTGCGACAACTGCGGCGGACTGCTGCTCTCGACGCAGGTCAACGAGCAGTTCGTCCAGGCCGCCCAGGAACGTCTCTCGCGCCCCGGTGTCGCGGTGGAGCCGCGCAAGATGTGGCCCACCGCCTTGGCCAACATGGGCATCGAGCTCAAGGGCAAGATCTCCGGTCAGGCCGAGGAGGGACGTGCGGTGGCCCGCATGACCGACCTCGGTCACGGCCAGCAGGTCCGCGAACTCTTCCGGGACACGACGCCCGACGGCCCGGTCCCGCTGCCGCTGGTCCAGGCGATGATCCAGGTCATCCAGGACTGGCGTCCCCAGGTGGACTGCATCGTCGTGGTGGAGTCGACCCGTCGTGGTCTCCTCACTGCTGACCTTGCCAACGGCCTTTCCCGCTACCTGCGCATTCCCGTGGTGGGTGCCTTCGCCCTCGTCGACCCCGACGTCGTTCCCGGCGCCGGAGCCACGAACTCCGCCCAGCGGGTGGCTGCGGTGCGTCGTCGTGCCCGGTTGATTCTCGACGACGGCGACCTCGAGGGCCGTCGCGTCCTGCTCGTCGACGACCAGGTCAACACCGGGTGGACGTTGACGCTCGCCGCCCAGCAGATCCGGGAGGCTGGCGCCGAGGCCGTCATGCCGTTGGTGCTGGCTGTTCAGGCCTGAGGCCGGGCAGCGCAACAGTCCTCATGCGGCGTCCCCGGTTCTCGCCGTATTCAGCGCCACGAAATATAGAGTTCGCTCCATGACTGAGACCGCCCCCGCGCCCGACCTCGTCGCGACCGCCAGCATCGTCGTCGACGCCCCTGCCTCCGTCGTCTTCGACATCCTCGCCGACCCCCGACAGCACGCCCGGATCGACGGCTCCGGCACCGTCGACAGCGTCGTCACCGGCCCCGACCGCCTCTCCGAGGGCGCCCAGTTCGGGATGCAGATGAAGCGCGGCTTCGGCTACAAGGTCACCAACACCGTCGTCGAGTTCGACGAGAACGCCCTGATCGGCTGGAAGCACCGCGGCGCCCACGTGTGGCGCTACGAGATCTTCCCCGAGGGCGACAAGGTGCGCGTCACCGAGACCTGGGACGGCACCGCCAACACCGGCTTCGCGAAGTTCCTCTTCACCCTGCTCGGCCTCAAGGGCACCCAGAAGTCGATCGAGGAGACCCTGGTCAAGCTCAAGGCTGCTGCCGAGGCCGACGCCAAGAAGGCCTGAACCCAGCACCGGCGGTTTCAAGGGGTCATCGCAACACCGACCGGTTTCTTAGCTGGTGAGTAGAACACGCAGACGCTCGGCTGGGGTATCCCAGCCGAGCGTTTTGCGTGGACGGCCATTGAGTTTCTGCGCGACGTGCTCCAGATCCTCTGGCCCGTACATCGACAGATCGGTTCCCTTGGGGAAGTACTGACGCAGGAGCCCGTTGGTGTTCTCGTTGCTCCCGCGCTGCCACGGTGACGCGGGGTCACAGAAGTACACCGGCACACCCGTGGCAATCGTGAACTGCTTGTGGCCTGCCATTTCCGCGCCCTGGTCCCAGGTCAACGATCCCCGCAGGTGCGCCGGCAACGTCTCGATCTGGGCCGTCAACGCGTCCCTGACCTCTTCAGCGGTGTGCCCGTTCGGCAGGTGCAGCAACATGACGTAGCGGGTGGTGCGTTCGACCAGGGTCCCGATCGCGGTCTTGTTAAACGCGCCCGTGATCAGATCGCCCTCCCAGTGTCCCGGGACCGCACGATCAGCAACCTCAGCAGGACGCTCACTGATCATGACCATCGGATCAACAAACCTGCTCGTGCGTTGGTTCGGATCGCGGTGCGGTTTGCGGCGCGTGCGTCCGGTCCGGATGGCGGCTTGGACTTCCTTCTTGAGCCCGCCACGGGCCTGGAAGTACAGCGCCTGGTAGATCGTTTCGTGGCTCACGCGCATGGCCTGGTCATCGGGATGCTCCTTGCGAAGGGCGTTACTGATCTGCTCAGGCGACCACTCCTGGCGCAGTCCCTGGGACACGAATTCACGCAGCGGACCGTCGAGCAACAGTTTGCGAGTCTTGGGTCTCGGCCGGCGTGCAGCCGACGCCCGTTGGGCAGCGTACGGCCGATACACACCCGACACCGTGTTGGCCGCGATCTCCCGGGTGATGGTCGACGGTGCACGCCCCAACCGGCGAGCGACCTCGCGACGTGAACGCCCCTCGCTCAACAGGTCACGGATCCGCTCGCGATCAGCCAGCGACAGAAACCGCGGGTGTAACGGCTTCTCGACAACACTCAACACAGGGGCCACACATCCCATAGTGGTCCGCCGGCTCGTGTAGTCCACACGGCGTCCATCGGGATAGATCCGCACGTTGGCCCCACCGCTGTGGCGGACACCGTGATCCCAGTCCTGCGCGGTGCGCACGTGCACCCCGACTCGGGAAGCGGCCTCCCGGCGCGACACCCCGGAACGCCGCAACTCCTCGTACAACACGCGCCCCGGATGCCCCGGCCGCACCGCCACCGAACGCCGACCCGCGCGACGAGCCAGGCCAGCCGCTGTGTGCCGGTTCAGCCCGACATCACGCGCAGCGACCGTCACACTGCCCACCACGTCCAGCCGATCAAAGAACGCCTGCTTCAACTCCTGCGAAATGACCACGGTCCTCGCAACTCCCATCACTGGGTGTTGCGAGGACCGCTAGAACCCGCCCACGGTGAGCGGGGCCTCGTCGTCGTTCAACAGATGCAGATCAGTGCATCATCATCGGCTTCTCGCCGTCGGACTGAACCGGACGACGCGGAAGGAAGAACGCCGGGACCAGCACCAGTGCGAGCAGCACGGTGGCGACCACGAACGTGTCGGTGAACGCGGTCGCCATCTGCGGCAGCAGCACCGTCGGGTCCAGCGACGCGGGCGTCAGGCCGAACTTGCCCAGGATCTCCGCGACCAGGCTCGGGTCGGGGTTCTCGCCGAGCTTGGAGACCTCACCGGCGGCCTCGAGTTCAGGGGTGGAGGCCAGGTTGGTGGTGATGAGCACCGAGAAGACGGCCGCACCACAGGCGTTGGCGACCTGGCTGATGATGTTCATCGTCGTCGAGCCACGCGAGATCGCGGCCTCACGCAGCGTCGCGAGTGCAGCGGTCATGATCGGCATCATCGTGGCGCCCATGCCGAGACCCATCACGAACAGCGACGCGAAGATGTAGGGCTTGCCGGTGTCGTACCCGACGACGGTGAACATGCCCATGCCGAGCGCGACCAGTGCCGCGCCGGCCATGACCACCTTGCCGGGACCGATGCGGTCGACCAGCAGACCGGCGGCCGGCATCATCACCATGGCGCCGATGCCCTGCGGGGCGAGCATGCCGCCCGAACCGGTGGTGCCGTAGCCCTGCACGGACTGGAAGAACGTCGGGAACAGCAGGCTGGAGCCCGAGAACGCGATGCCGAAGAGCGACATCGCGATCACCGCGATGGTGAGGTTGCGGTTCTTGAAGAGGGTCAGGTCGAGGAGCGGGTGGGCGTTCTTCTTGTTGAGGGCCCACAGGCAGAACGCAATGATCAGCGCGATGCCGACGACGCTGAACCCGATCACCTTGCCGGTGAAGAGAGATCCGTGGACCTCCTTGGCGTGGGGGATCGAGGAGACGCCGTACAGGAACGACGCGAGACCGGGCGAGAGCAGCAGGACGCCGACGAAGTCGAACGTCTCCGAGGGGTGCACCTCGTCCTTGTCGAGCGCGAACCAGGTGTAGACGAGCGCCGCGATGCCGATCGGCAGGTTGATCAGGAAGATCCAGTGCCACGACAGGTTCTCGATCAGCCAGCCACCGAGGATCGGGCCGAAGATCGGGCCCAGCAGCATCGGCACACCCATGACGGCCATGACGCGACCGATGCGCTCAGGACCGGCGGCCTTGGTCAGGATCGCCATGCCGAGCGGCATCAGCATGCCGCCACCGAAGCCCTGGACGACACGGAACGCGATCAGCATCGGCAACGACGTCGCGAACGCGCACAGCACCGATCCGAGCGTGAACAGCGTCAGCGCCATCAGGTAGAGCTTCTTGGGGCCGAATCGGTCGGCCGCCCATCCCGTCATCGGGATGACCACGGCGAGCGCCAGCGTGTAGGCGGTGTGCGTCCACGCGACGTCGGCGGTGGTCGCGTCGAACTCCTTCTGCCACGTGGGCAGGGCGACCGAGACGACGGTGATGTCGAGGATCGACATGATGGCGCCGAGGACGACGACTCCGGCGATGGTGAGGACGCGCTTGTCGAGCTTGTCCGAGGGTGCCGGCGCTCCGCCGGCCGAAGGTTCAGTTGTACTCACCGAAGGAGCGTAAGCGGGTGTGAGCCGCAGCACCACGATCGACGTTGTGGTGCGCGTCATGCAGGGAGCGCGGACGACGTCGGCGTCGTCCCGTGGATGTGGGACGACGCCGACGTCAGGGGAGGTACGGATGCCTCAGGCGAGGAGTTCCTCGATCGCACCGACGACGTGCTCGGCGTCGGGCTCGGTGCGGGGGCCGAAGCGGGCCACGGCGTCGCCGTCGGCGGTGACGAGGAACTTCTCGAAGTTCCAGGTGATGTCGCCGGTCTTGCCCTCTTCGTCGGCGAGCTCGGTGAGGACGTCGTAGATCGGGTGACGGTTCTCGCCGTTGACCTCGATCTTCTCGGTCAGGGGGAAGGTGACGCCGTAGGTCGCGGAGCAGAACTCGGCGATCTCCTCGGGCGAACCGGGCTCCTGACCCATGAACTGGTTGCAGGGCAGGCCGACGACGGCGAGCTTGCCGTCGTACTTCTGCGCGAGCTCTTCGAGCTTGGAGTACTGCGGGGTGAGGCCGCACTTGGAGGCCACGTTGACCAGGAGGGCCGGCTTGCCGCCGGTGATCTCAGCGAGGGTGGCGGGGGTTCCGTCGAGGCGGGCGACGGGCACGTCGAGGATCGTCATGTTCCGCAGGATAGTCAGCGACTCCTCATTGCGGGACGACGCGTAGCGGAAACCCGTCCCCACCCACCGCAATTGTCGGATTGATGCCGCGCCGCCAGCGTGTCGGCGCATCAATCCGACAATTGCGCAGGCTGGTGCGTGGAAGTGCGCGGGCTGTCGGTGCCGGCGGCTAGCGTCGAGCCCGTGAGTTTCGTCCCCGTCTCCGGCCCCGCCACCCTGTCGTCGGCCGAGCATCCGGCCCCGCCCCGCGACGCGACGGTGGAGTTCACCGGCGAGGGACGACGCAGCGTCTCGCTCCCGATCGCCGCCGCACTGCCCTTGCTGTCGCGCGCCCACAAGGCAGGCCTGGCCGGGGACGACGTGCACCCCACCGTCGTCCTGCTCGCCGGTGCCGCACATCTCGCGCTGCGTCTTGTCGCCGACGGCCGGTTCGCGCCGCACGAGGACGAACTCTTCTGGGAACCCGTGCTCGACGCCGCAGCCGAGGACCGGATCGTCCAGCTCGCGAAGGCGCGCGAGAAGGACGGCGTCGACGTCGCTGCCGCCGAGGGCGTCGTGCGTCGGATGGTTGCTGCGGTCGTCGACGCGACCCCGCGTCGGGCACCGCAGTCGACGCGGCGTTCGCGGGAGTCCGGACCGGCTGCCGCAGCTCGCGCCGCGCTGCGTGGCGCCCCGGCCGTCGACCCCGCGTCGGGCAAGAGTTGGGCCGAACGCAAGGCGGAGGTGAAGGCCCGCACGTCCGCGGAGTACGCCCACGTCCTCAACGACCGCCTCACCCGGCTGCGACGCACCCGCGGCGTCGACGACCGCCCGCACCTGGTGCGGCTCTCGCTACGCATCGATGCCCCCGAGGAACAGCTCTACGCCGGCGAACTCACCCTCGTCCCGCAGGTCCACGCCCAGGACAACGACCTCCACGTCGCCGACGCCGCCCTGCTGTGGACCGAGACCGGCATCGACGCCTCGCACGGCTTCGGAGATCGCGCCCGCACCCACGCCGCGCTCGCGATCCGGCAGGCCGCCGACGCCTGGGAACCCCTCGGGCGCCTGCTGGAGGTCCGGGTCCCCGACGGGATCGTCCTCGACTCCGACGAGGTCACCTCACTGCTCGAACACGGCCTCGAAGCGCTCGCCGGCATCGGCGTCGACGTCCACTGGCCCCGCAGCATCGGCCGCGCACTCAGCACCTCCGCCGTCGTCGACCGGGCTCCGGAGAAGCGCACCCAGGCCGACGGATCCGCCGCCCGCGAAGCTGCGCACGTCGTCGAGGGTGCGTTGCAGACCTCGACGCTGCGCGCCCAGGACCTCTTCGCGTTCACGTGGCAGGTCTCGCTCGCGGGGGAGGCGCTGACGGAGGACGAGATGGACGAGCTCGCCCGCGCCACCACGCCGATGATCCGGCTGCGCGACAACTGGGTCGTCGTCGACCCGACCGTCGCGAAACGTGCCCGACGACGCCTGATCCGCACCGCCACTGCCCCCGAGGCCGTCGCTGCCGCGCTCACCGGCGTCGCGCCGCTGGCCGTCACCGGCTTCGCGGCGCAGGACGAGATCGCCCACGTCACCGTCCATGCCGGCGCCTCGGTGAGCCGCCTGCGCGACCTGATCCGCAACGCCGCCACCTCCGAACCCGTCCCCGTTCCCGCCGGCCTCGCCGCAACCCTGCGCGAGTACCAGCACCAGGGCATGAGGTGGCTGGCCACGATGACCGACCTCGGGCTCGGCGCCTGCCTGGCCGACGACATGGGTCTGGGCAAGACGATCACCGTGATCGCCCTGCACCTGCACCGTCGCGAGACCGCCGGAACCCCCGCGACCCCGCGCCCGGTCGGACCGACGCTGGTGGTCTGCCCGGCGTCGTTGATGGGCAACTGGGAGGCCGAGATCAACCGGTTCGCGCCGGGCATCCCCGTGCGCCGCTTCCACGGGTCGTCACGCATCCTCGACGGGGTGGGCGACGGGTTCGTGCTCACCACCTACGGCACGCTCCGGTCGGATCTGGAGTCCGAGCAGCCGCGGCTCACCGGCGTCGCCTGGGACCTGGTGGTCGCCGACGAGGCCCAACACGTCAAGAACTCCCGCTCCGCGACCGCACGCGCGCTCCGCAAGGTCGAGTCCCGGGCCCGGGTCGCGCTCACCGG
Protein-coding regions in this window:
- a CDS encoding SRPBCC family protein, giving the protein MTETAPAPDLVATASIVVDAPASVVFDILADPRQHARIDGSGTVDSVVTGPDRLSEGAQFGMQMKRGFGYKVTNTVVEFDENALIGWKHRGAHVWRYEIFPEGDKVRVTETWDGTANTGFAKFLFTLLGLKGTQKSIEETLVKLKAAAEADAKKA
- a CDS encoding IS30 family transposase — encoded protein: MSRREAASRVGVHVRTAQDWDHGVRHSGGANVRIYPDGRRVDYTSRRTTMGCVAPVLSVVEKPLHPRFLSLADRERIRDLLSEGRSRREVARRLGRAPSTITREIAANTVSGVYRPYAAQRASAARRPRPKTRKLLLDGPLREFVSQGLRQEWSPEQISNALRKEHPDDQAMRVSHETIYQALYFQARGGLKKEVQAAIRTGRTRRKPHRDPNQRTSRFVDPMVMISERPAEVADRAVPGHWEGDLITGAFNKTAIGTLVERTTRYVMLLHLPNGHTAEEVRDALTAQIETLPAHLRGSLTWDQGAEMAGHKQFTIATGVPVYFCDPASPWQRGSNENTNGLLRQYFPKGTDLSMYGPEDLEHVAQKLNGRPRKTLGWDTPAERLRVLLTS
- a CDS encoding DHA2 family efflux MFS transporter permease subunit, with amino-acid sequence MSTTEPSAGGAPAPSDKLDKRVLTIAGVVVLGAIMSILDITVVSVALPTWQKEFDATTADVAWTHTAYTLALAVVIPMTGWAADRFGPKKLYLMALTLFTLGSVLCAFATSLPMLIAFRVVQGFGGGMLMPLGMAILTKAAGPERIGRVMAVMGVPMLLGPIFGPILGGWLIENLSWHWIFLINLPIGIAALVYTWFALDKDEVHPSETFDFVGVLLLSPGLASFLYGVSSIPHAKEVHGSLFTGKVIGFSVVGIALIIAFCLWALNKKNAHPLLDLTLFKNRNLTIAVIAMSLFGIAFSGSSLLFPTFFQSVQGYGTTGSGGMLAPQGIGAMVMMPAAGLLVDRIGPGKVVMAGAALVALGMGMFTVVGYDTGKPYIFASLFVMGLGMGATMMPIMTAALATLREAAISRGSTTMNIISQVANACGAAVFSVLITTNLASTPELEAAGEVSKLGENPDPSLVAEILGKFGLTPASLDPTVLLPQMATAFTDTFVVATVLLALVLVPAFFLPRRPVQSDGEKPMMMH
- a CDS encoding glutathione peroxidase, producing MTILDVPVARLDGTPATLAEITGGKPALLVNVASKCGLTPQYSKLEELAQKYDGKLAVVGLPCNQFMGQEPGSPEEIAEFCSATYGVTFPLTEKIEVNGENRHPIYDVLTELADEEGKTGDITWNFEKFLVTADGDAVARFGPRTEPDAEHVVGAIEELLA
- a CDS encoding DEAD/DEAH box helicase — protein: MSFVPVSGPATLSSAEHPAPPRDATVEFTGEGRRSVSLPIAAALPLLSRAHKAGLAGDDVHPTVVLLAGAAHLALRLVADGRFAPHEDELFWEPVLDAAAEDRIVQLAKAREKDGVDVAAAEGVVRRMVAAVVDATPRRAPQSTRRSRESGPAAAARAALRGAPAVDPASGKSWAERKAEVKARTSAEYAHVLNDRLTRLRRTRGVDDRPHLVRLSLRIDAPEEQLYAGELTLVPQVHAQDNDLHVADAALLWTETGIDASHGFGDRARTHAALAIRQAADAWEPLGRLLEVRVPDGIVLDSDEVTSLLEHGLEALAGIGVDVHWPRSIGRALSTSAVVDRAPEKRTQADGSAAREAAHVVEGALQTSTLRAQDLFAFTWQVSLAGEALTEDEMDELARATTPMIRLRDNWVVVDPTVAKRARRRLIRTATAPEAVAAALTGVAPLAVTGFAAQDEIAHVTVHAGASVSRLRDLIRNAATSEPVPVPAGLAATLREYQHQGMRWLATMTDLGLGACLADDMGLGKTITVIALHLHRRETAGTPATPRPVGPTLVVCPASLMGNWEAEINRFAPGIPVRRFHGSSRILDGVGDGFVLTTYGTLRSDLESEQPRLTGVAWDLVVADEAQHVKNSRSATARALRKVESRARVALTGTPVENNLTELWSLLDWCVPGLLGSRLAFRRVWAAPIEAGVDSHVTRAFADLIGPFLLRRRKSDPGIAPELPPKTETDHLLGLTTEQAVLYETFVKDRMDRIERSDAQERRGLVLAMLTGLKQICNHPAQFLKQTNPRIGGRSEKFDLLDELIGTVLAEDGAVLVFTQYVAMARLVEQHLTRSGIAHQFLHGGTPVPEREAMVKRFQTEDGDDRVPVFILSLKAGGTGLNLTRADHVIHLDRWWNPAVEEQATDRAYRIGQTKPVQVHRMITRGTVEERVAALLERKRDLADSVLANGEAALTELSNDDLRDLVTLG